Proteins from a single region of Macaca thibetana thibetana isolate TM-01 chromosome 4, ASM2454274v1, whole genome shotgun sequence:
- the FRMD1 gene encoding FERM domain-containing protein 1 isoform X3, whose amino-acid sequence MDLEQKLSKYFSKDWKKETYEENEKPRAPFVAFLRVQHYVENGRVISDHRARHLYYCHLKERVLRSQCAHREEAYFLLAACALQADLGNHREPAHTGRYFEPHSYFPQWITTKRGIDYILRHMPALHRERQGLSPKEAVLCFIQEACRLEDVPVHFFRLHKDKKESHPTVILGLTLRGVHIYQEVDRAPQLLYDLPWPHIGKLAFLGKKLEIQLDGLPAAQKLVYYTGCTWRSRHLLHLLRASHQLHLRVRPTLRQLRQREAAEEKQRYRESYISDGLELDPDSRGSPGSGVSSQHCPHRLSRHSTDSHGSSHTSGIEADSWLRESREMSVDTPLEVQGLHEKEPSSSLRTSRSHPSIWGDSQAIRQEPCAEVRTRGQSTKAVHQIWEMKAGVSEEPHSRSLDDTRRHQLALHPAPTSPSRTFRCAPDCGLTAPCENRATLHSKRSSNCLTLDLFGEAPPPQEFVV is encoded by the exons atggatttgGAGCAAAAGCTCAGCAAGTACTTCTCAAAAGACTGGAAGAAAGAAACATATGAA GAAAATGAGAAACCCAGAGCCCCTTTCGTGGCGTTCCTCCGGGTGCAGCACTACGTGGAAAACGGAAGGGTCATAAG CGACCACAGGGCACGGCACCTGTACTACTGCCACCTGAAGGAGCGTGTGCTGAGGTCGCAGTGCGCCCACCGGGAGGAGGCCTACTTCCTGTTGGCTGCCTGCGCGCTGCAGGCTGACCTGGGCAACCACCGGGAGCCGGCCCACACCGGGAGGTACTTCGAGCCACACTCCTACTTCCCGCAGTGG ATCACCACCAAGAGGGGGATTGACTACATCCTCCGGCACATGCCTGCTCTGCACCGTGAGCGCCAGGGCCTGAGCCCCAAGGAGGCCGTGCTGTGCTTCATCCAGGAGGCCTGCCGGCTGGAGGACGTACCCGTGCACTTCTTCAGGCTGCACAAG GATAAGAAGGAAAGTCACCCCACCGTGATCCTGGGACTGACCCTCAGGGGAGTGCACATCTACCAG GAGGTGGACCGCGCTCCGCAGCTGCTCTACGACCTCCCCTGGCCCCACATTGGGAAGCTGGCATTTCTG GGGAAGAAGCTGGAGATCCAGCTGGACGGGCTGCCCGCGGCACAGAAGCTGGTTTACTACACGGGCTGCACCTGGCGCTCGAGGCACCTGCTGCACCTGCTGCGCGCCAGCCACCAGCTCCACCTTCGCGTGCGGCCCACACTGCGGCAGCTGCGACAGCGGGAGGCGGCAGAAG AGAAGCAGCGCTACCGGGAGTCCTACATCAGCGATGGGCTGGAGCTGGACCCGGACAGCAGGGGCTCCCCGGGCAGCGGGGTCAGCAGCCAGCACTGCCCTCACCGCCTCTCACGCCACTCCACCGACAGCCATGGCAGCTCCCACACGTCAGGCATCGAGGCCGACTCCTGGCTCAGGGAATCCAGAGAGATGTCTGTGGACACACCCTTGGAGGTCCAGGGTCTCCATGAGAAGGAGCCGTCCTCCAGCCTCAGGACCAGCCGCAGCCACCCCAGCATATGGGGTGACAGCCAAG CCATTCGCCAGGAACCCTGCGCCGAGGTCAGGACCAGAGGCCAGAGCACCAAGGCTGTGCACCAG ATCTGGGAAATGAAAGCCGGGGTCAGCGAGGAGCCGCACAGCCGCAGCCTGGACGACACACGTCGGCACCAGCTGGCCCTGCACCCAGCGCCCACCTCACCCAGCCGTACCTTCCGCTGCGCCCCAGACTGCGGGCTGACAGCCCCCTGCGAGAACAGGGCCACTCTCCACAGCAAGAGGTCCAGCAACTGCCTCACCCTGGACCTGTTCGGAGAGGCCCCACCCCCACAGGAGTTTGTGGTGTAG